A single region of the Malus sylvestris chromosome 8, drMalSylv7.2, whole genome shotgun sequence genome encodes:
- the LOC126631265 gene encoding beta-amylase 5-like: MSNFSILEAAESPPPTAMAAQFVVVQYSSEIPLSLFTLSDSLRLYSSRLVFLGILVRRNASMLQRIMEIEVGLGPCRELQYPYPERHGWKYPGIGEFQVP; encoded by the exons ATGTCTAACTTTAGCATACTTGAAGCTG CGGAATCACCGCCACCAACAGCTATGGCTGCGCAGTTCGTCGTCGTCCAGTATTCCTCCGAAATTCCATTATCTCTCTTTACTCTCTCCGACTCATTGCGTCTCTATTCTTCCAG GTTGGTGTTCCTTGGAATCTTGGTGCGGAGAAATGCAAGCATGTTGCAGCGTATTATGG AAATTGAAGTTGGATTAGGTCCGTGTCGAGAGCTACAATATCCTTATCCTGAACGGCATGGTTGGAAATATCCTGGTATTGGTGAATTCCAGGTACCTTAA